The proteins below come from a single Conger conger chromosome 10, fConCon1.1, whole genome shotgun sequence genomic window:
- the LOC133139461 gene encoding scavenger receptor cysteine-rich type 1 protein M130-like isoform X2, which translates to MTDSRLRLRHVEKNVNDGKRISGAFCSLLERNVTARLHTGKRVQLDAALERLLKKWFLSVMSKTLLKALLVFTLSSAFTLSDSDTAKVRLVGGGSCSGRVEVLHLGQWGTVCDDVWDLEHARLACRELGCGPAAAALKRAHFGQGNGAIWLLEAACRKDDQSLANCIYLPPGYINCKHGEDAGVECGPGSSGGLHSGSNSDDYKASTPGYPRWQVALLVMLALLLVVLGMSFVFYRRFKIRQLQSSRRECEDNIYIDMTVQ; encoded by the exons ATGACAGACAGCCGATTACGTTTACGCCATGTAGAGAAGAATGTGAAC GACGGGAAACGGATTTCCGGAGCTTTTTGCTCATTATTGGAGAGAAACGTGACAGCTCGGCTCCATACAGGGAAACGGGTTCAATTGGATGCCGCACTGGAGAGACTG CTGAAGAAGTGGTTCCTGTCAGTGATGTCCAAAACTCTGCTGAAAGCTCTTCTGGTTTTCACTCTGA GCTCTGCGTTCACCCTCTCAGACTCTG ACACCGCGAAGGTTCGGCTTGTGGGCGGGGGCTCCTGCTCCGGGCGGGTGGAGGTGCTCCACCTGGGCCAGTGGGGGACGGTGTGTGACGACGTGTGGGACCTGGAGCACGCTCGGCTGGCCTGCCGTGAGCTGGGCTGCGGCCCCGCAGCAGCGGCCCTGAAGAGAGCGCACTTCGGCCAGGGAAACGGCGCCATCTGGCTGCTGGAGGCGGCGTGTCGCAAAGACGACCAGTCGCTGGCAAACTGCATATACCTGCCCCCTGGGTACATCAACTGCAAACATGGGGAGGACGCCGGCGTGGAGTGTGGCCCAGGCTCCAGCGGTGGATTGCACTCAG GTTCAAACTCAGATGACTACA aGGCTAGTACCCCAGGGTACCCACGCTGGCAGGTGGCTTTACTGGTGATGCTGGCCCTGCTCCTGGTGGTGCTGGGAATGTCCTTCGTGTTCTACAGACGCTTCAAAATCCGCCAGCTCCAGAGCAGCCGAAGAGAGT
- the LOC133139461 gene encoding scavenger receptor cysteine-rich type 1 protein M130-like isoform X1, translating to MTDSRLRLRHVEKNVNVDGKRISGAFCSLLERNVTARLHTGKRVQLDAALERLLKKWFLSVMSKTLLKALLVFTLSSAFTLSDSDTAKVRLVGGGSCSGRVEVLHLGQWGTVCDDVWDLEHARLACRELGCGPAAAALKRAHFGQGNGAIWLLEAACRKDDQSLANCIYLPPGYINCKHGEDAGVECGPGSSGGLHSGSNSDDYKASTPGYPRWQVALLVMLALLLVVLGMSFVFYRRFKIRQLQSSRRECEDNIYIDMTVQ from the exons ATGACAGACAGCCGATTACGTTTACGCCATGTAGAGAAGAATGTGAACGTG GACGGGAAACGGATTTCCGGAGCTTTTTGCTCATTATTGGAGAGAAACGTGACAGCTCGGCTCCATACAGGGAAACGGGTTCAATTGGATGCCGCACTGGAGAGACTG CTGAAGAAGTGGTTCCTGTCAGTGATGTCCAAAACTCTGCTGAAAGCTCTTCTGGTTTTCACTCTGA GCTCTGCGTTCACCCTCTCAGACTCTG ACACCGCGAAGGTTCGGCTTGTGGGCGGGGGCTCCTGCTCCGGGCGGGTGGAGGTGCTCCACCTGGGCCAGTGGGGGACGGTGTGTGACGACGTGTGGGACCTGGAGCACGCTCGGCTGGCCTGCCGTGAGCTGGGCTGCGGCCCCGCAGCAGCGGCCCTGAAGAGAGCGCACTTCGGCCAGGGAAACGGCGCCATCTGGCTGCTGGAGGCGGCGTGTCGCAAAGACGACCAGTCGCTGGCAAACTGCATATACCTGCCCCCTGGGTACATCAACTGCAAACATGGGGAGGACGCCGGCGTGGAGTGTGGCCCAGGCTCCAGCGGTGGATTGCACTCAG GTTCAAACTCAGATGACTACA aGGCTAGTACCCCAGGGTACCCACGCTGGCAGGTGGCTTTACTGGTGATGCTGGCCCTGCTCCTGGTGGTGCTGGGAATGTCCTTCGTGTTCTACAGACGCTTCAAAATCCGCCAGCTCCAGAGCAGCCGAAGAGAGT
- the LOC133139461 gene encoding scavenger receptor cysteine-rich type 1 protein M130-like isoform X3 translates to MTDSRLRLRHVEKNVNVDGKRISGAFCSLLERNVTARLHTGKRVQLDAALERLLKKWFLSVMSKTLLKALLVFTLSSAFTLSDSDTAKVRLVGGGSCSGRVEVLHLGQWGTVCDDVWDLEHARLACRELGCGPAAAALKRAHFGQGNGAIWLLEAACRKDDQSLANCIYLPPGYINCKHGEDAGVECGPGSSGGLHSEASTPGYPRWQVALLVMLALLLVVLGMSFVFYRRFKIRQLQSSRRECEDNIYIDMTVQ, encoded by the exons ATGACAGACAGCCGATTACGTTTACGCCATGTAGAGAAGAATGTGAACGTG GACGGGAAACGGATTTCCGGAGCTTTTTGCTCATTATTGGAGAGAAACGTGACAGCTCGGCTCCATACAGGGAAACGGGTTCAATTGGATGCCGCACTGGAGAGACTG CTGAAGAAGTGGTTCCTGTCAGTGATGTCCAAAACTCTGCTGAAAGCTCTTCTGGTTTTCACTCTGA GCTCTGCGTTCACCCTCTCAGACTCTG ACACCGCGAAGGTTCGGCTTGTGGGCGGGGGCTCCTGCTCCGGGCGGGTGGAGGTGCTCCACCTGGGCCAGTGGGGGACGGTGTGTGACGACGTGTGGGACCTGGAGCACGCTCGGCTGGCCTGCCGTGAGCTGGGCTGCGGCCCCGCAGCAGCGGCCCTGAAGAGAGCGCACTTCGGCCAGGGAAACGGCGCCATCTGGCTGCTGGAGGCGGCGTGTCGCAAAGACGACCAGTCGCTGGCAAACTGCATATACCTGCCCCCTGGGTACATCAACTGCAAACATGGGGAGGACGCCGGCGTGGAGTGTGGCCCAGGCTCCAGCGGTGGATTGCACTCAG aGGCTAGTACCCCAGGGTACCCACGCTGGCAGGTGGCTTTACTGGTGATGCTGGCCCTGCTCCTGGTGGTGCTGGGAATGTCCTTCGTGTTCTACAGACGCTTCAAAATCCGCCAGCTCCAGAGCAGCCGAAGAGAGT